From Anaerohalosphaera lusitana, one genomic window encodes:
- a CDS encoding GspE/PulE family protein translates to MSDICTTNKFQIGQVLLERGLISDEQIAEALSVQKAEGHRKLLGEILVELNFCTENQISSALAEAYGVPYAQVTPKLCDPAVVETLPRDFCEEHVVLPLFRVYDVLTVAVSEPSNVFMLDEIERISGCKVQMVCGTAKDIHATLQTYMPAANVFVIDDIIEDQTLEDFSLIETMAEDISNLEEVAGQSPVVKLVNYLIYSAVQENASDIHIEPDDKRLRVRYRVDGRLYEKMSPPYQMHPAVVSRIKIMAELDIAQRRLPQDGSIHVLMEGRSIDLRVSVMPGNYGEKVVIRIIDARNMLKSLESLGFSYNNLELFREQINSPNGIVLVTGPTGSGKNTTLYAALSEINGEDVNICTVEDPVECNISGINQFPVTEMAGFNFSSALRSLLRQDPDVIMVGEIRDKETAKIAVQAALTGHLVLSTLHTNDSPGAVTRLIDLGVPPYLVSASLIAVLAQRLVRKICPDCKEEYDAPSNIRKVLDRWGVEDQRFYRGVGCRKCRNTGYVGRIAVHELFAPKAEILDRVTQGITLKELRKLAVEQGMVPLHLDGVEKVKAGITTIDEILRVTNYSE, encoded by the coding sequence ATGTCTGATATCTGTACTACAAATAAGTTCCAGATAGGTCAGGTTCTTCTCGAAAGGGGACTTATCTCCGACGAGCAGATAGCCGAGGCGCTTTCGGTGCAAAAGGCCGAAGGGCATCGAAAACTTCTCGGCGAGATCCTCGTCGAACTTAATTTCTGCACGGAGAACCAGATATCCTCGGCTCTCGCTGAGGCGTATGGAGTTCCCTATGCGCAGGTCACTCCGAAACTTTGCGACCCTGCCGTAGTTGAAACACTTCCTCGTGATTTCTGCGAGGAGCATGTCGTACTGCCCCTTTTCAGGGTTTACGATGTCCTGACCGTTGCCGTCAGCGAGCCGTCCAATGTATTCATGCTCGATGAGATCGAACGGATCAGCGGCTGCAAGGTCCAGATGGTCTGCGGCACAGCCAAGGACATTCACGCGACGCTGCAGACTTATATGCCCGCTGCGAATGTCTTCGTGATCGACGATATCATCGAAGATCAGACGCTTGAGGACTTTTCCCTAATCGAAACGATGGCCGAGGACATCAGTAACCTCGAAGAGGTTGCCGGTCAGTCGCCCGTCGTCAAGCTGGTGAATTATCTGATCTATTCAGCCGTTCAGGAAAATGCGAGCGATATCCATATCGAGCCTGACGACAAGCGTTTGCGCGTTAGATACCGCGTTGACGGCCGGCTGTACGAAAAGATGAGTCCGCCTTATCAGATGCACCCCGCGGTCGTCTCGCGTATTAAGATCATGGCAGAACTCGATATTGCGCAAAGACGTTTACCGCAGGACGGAAGCATTCACGTTCTGATGGAAGGGCGTTCAATCGACCTGCGTGTTTCTGTAATGCCCGGCAACTACGGTGAGAAGGTCGTCATACGTATTATCGACGCCCGGAACATGCTCAAGAGCCTTGAATCACTTGGGTTCAGTTACAACAATCTCGAACTGTTCCGTGAGCAGATCAATTCGCCCAACGGTATAGTACTCGTGACAGGCCCCACCGGTTCGGGTAAGAACACCACTCTCTACGCGGCCCTAAGCGAGATCAACGGTGAGGACGTCAATATCTGCACAGTCGAGGACCCGGTCGAGTGTAATATCTCCGGGATCAATCAGTTCCCTGTAACCGAGATGGCCGGCTTCAATTTCTCCAGTGCACTCCGAAGCCTGCTCAGACAGGACCCCGACGTTATCATGGTGGGTGAGATTCGCGACAAGGAAACGGCAAAGATCGCGGTGCAGGCAGCACTGACAGGGCACCTCGTTCTTTCCACTTTGCACACTAATGATTCACCCGGTGCGGTTACGCGGCTCATTGACTTGGGTGTGCCCCCTTATTTGGTCAGTGCTTCTCTGATTGCTGTACTCGCTCAGCGTCTTGTGCGTAAGATATGTCCGGACTGCAAGGAAGAATACGATGCACCTTCGAACATAAGAAAGGTACTCGACCGCTGGGGCGTTGAGGACCAGCGTTTCTATCGCGGCGTCGGTTGCAGAAAGTGTCGCAATACCGGTTATGTCGGAAGAATCGCGGTTCATGAGCTGTTTGCACCAAAGGCCGAAATACTTGACAGAGTGACCCAGGGCATAACGCTTAAAGAATTGCGAAAGCTTGCCGTTGAGCAGGGCATGGTCCCTCTGCACCTGGACGGTGTCGAAAAGGTCAAAGCCGGCATAACGACCATTGATGAAATTTTGAGAGTTACAAACTATTCTGAGTGA